Proteins from one Scleropages formosus chromosome 14, fSclFor1.1, whole genome shotgun sequence genomic window:
- the dusp27 gene encoding serine/threonine/tyrosine-interacting-like protein 2 produces MASHRDSDEAANQVVPQDDDTTSVRSIQSHYLRSPSPSRFSVVSDTDTESIFMEPIHLSSTMAAKKIINEELKPKEVKVEPVSESMLESAEQLMVEDLYNRVKDMMDDSSPYNTPCVLDIQRAVVQDRLEAPFNPVDEVWPSIFIGEQSVAVNKSRLKRLGITHILNAAHGTGVYTGPDFYAGMNIQYMGIEVDDFPDVDISPHLRSAAEFLDEALLTHKGKVLVDSVMGVSRSAVLVAAYLMIFHHMTIMEALLTLRKKRAINPNEGFLKQLRELNEELLEERDGDDDSDTLSQSSVIEAHPCQQGKAESILGARAHSIQVEEEDGASVMSSVMSMQKTAATAREDYTEEQSKSLLDEEDEEDDLNQTIREWQKRNEKYQSEDWWQAQLMSEDDESMFGGSRLPEDGESVTSADIQALKDKIEAGVGRCCQSAESVITNDSSNCADVWKERLREIEEQITARYRSADREASESDSTDREVDEESLLSDTGSSLLNFCKKNKDKLTPLERWRIKRIQFGWNKKDAEAEKGAGGEQDDNEGEERKAPLPADVNLTAYQSWKLKQQKKLGAENKDEVVELGRHENPVLVKRRQRREEILERSKQTLEESQSMCGWDTESSFSSSTIPLSAFWSGVAKSASGDDTSSMLSMQSGRSSTLSQAHSTQGPPLPQVPMVPLPNMQGPGNEVLNLASIQNWIANVVTETLIQKQNEMRACGSLPPSRPASVFSLGPKSYMNMGRGLDDDKVSMLSGATGSSVLSRGEGSSVLSAGGASSISGTGSRKGRISTTSVPLYSLFQDQVDLQKLNSMDKEMRSEMMDKMAAYEVKKIAEDNKRSTLFKKKKPKEDSDEDGRDNAADVQSAAGRQIPAGRDMPSRTLSDLAGRLGSEDLDRDKTSNIDRWLDGISAPSRSSKSFGAKSSKPQATMESTNGTFASRRKDFQEKSLNTEEEDYVSRFSSKAAKDQFSSSTFRLAEMDPNRSVNPELSYHSRSSTLEKEDKAYNLMESRNYGTRRSYSTEEEADEELEEESAAKRKFSHYSMCEDNDKDVTKGQQEVEDDDEEDVTTFISRCRQRSKALVESEMDNDAIINAWRTQQESKFHSSRGAQS; encoded by the exons AGCTGAAACCCAAGGAAGTGAAGGTGGAGCCGGTGTCAGAGAGCATGTTGGAGTCGGCAGAGCAGCTGATGGTCGAGGATTTGTACAACCGTGTAAAGGACATGATGGACGACAGCAGCCCTTATAACACCCCCTGTGTGTTGGACATCCAGCGTGCTGTGGTGCAAGACCGACTCGAGGCCCCATTCAACCCCGTAGATGAGGTGTGGCCAAGCATCTTCATCGGCGAGCA gtCAGTGGCAGTTAATAAATCCCGTCTCAAGCGACTGGGCATCACGCACATCCTGAATGCAGCCCATGGCACAGGTGTCTACACGGGTCCCGACTTCTACGCCGGCATGAACATCCAATATATGGGCATCGAGGTGGATGACTTCCCAGACGTGGACATCTCCCCACACCTGCGCTCAGCTGCTGAGTTCCTGGACGAAGCTCTTCTGACACATAAAG GCAAGGTGCTCGTGGACTCTGTGATGGGAGTGAGTCGCTCTGCTGTGCTAGTAGCTGCCTACCTCATGATCTTCCATCACATGACCATCATGGAGGCACTACTGAcactgaggaagaagagggcCATCAACCCTAACGAGGGTTTCCTAAAGCAGCTTCGGGAACTGAACGAGGAACTGCTGGAGGAGAGAGATGGGGATGATGACAGTGATACACTGAGCCAGAGTTCCGTTATCGAGGCTCATCCATGCCAACAGGGAAAAGCAGAGAGCATCCTGGGTGCCAGGGCACACTCCATAcaagtggaggaggaggatggtgcGAGCGTTATGAGCAGTGTGATGTCAATGCAGAAAACTGCTGCCACAGCTCGGGAGGACTACACTGAGGAGCAGAGCAAATCCTTGCTGGAcgaagaagatgaggaagatgacCTGAACCAGACGATCCGCGAGTGGCAGAAGAGGAATGAAAAATACCAGAGCGAGGATTGGTGGCAGGCGCAGTTGATGAGTGAGGATGATGAATCGATGTTTGGGGGAAGCCGACTGCCCGAGGATGGGGAGAGCGTCACCAGTGCCGACATACAAGCCTTGAAGGACAAGATAGAAGCTGGAGTGGGGCGGTGTTGCCAAAGTGCTGAGTCTGTCATCACCAATGACAGCAGCAACTGTGCAGACGTTTGGAAGGAGCGTCTGAGAGAGATCGAGGAGCAGATCACGGCCCGATACAGAAGTGCGGACCGGGAGGCCAGCGAGAGCGACAGCACGGACAGGGAGGTCGATGAGGAGAGCCTACTCTCAGACACGGGCTCCTCCCTCCTCAATTTctgcaagaaaaacaaagacaagctGACACCACTGGAGAGATGGAGAATAAAGAGGATTCAGTTTGGGTGGAataagaaggatgcagaggcagagAAAGGAGCTGGAGGCGAGCAGGATGACAATGAGGGGGAAGAGCGGAAAGCACCTTTGCCGGCAGATGTGAACCTTACAGCCTATCAAAGCTGGAAGCTGAAGCAGCAGAAGAAACTGGGGGCCGAGAACAAGGATGAGGTAGTGGAGCTGGGACGCCACGAGAACCCTGTCCTAGTGAAAAGGAGGCAGCGGCGTGAAGAGATTCTGGAACGCTCCAAACAGACCCTCGAAGAGAGTCAGTCCATGTGTGGGTGGGACACGGAGAGCTCGTTCAGCAGCAGTACCATTCCACTGTCAGCCTTCTGGTCTGGAGTGGCCAAGAGCGCCTCTGGAGACGACACTAGCTCCATGCTGAGCATGCAGAGCGGCCGCTCTTCCACTCTGTCACAAGCTCACAGCACACAAGGGCCTCCCCTACCCCAGGTGCCCATGGTGCCCTTACCAAACATGCAGGGCCCTGGAAACGAGGTGTTGAACCTGGCCAGCATTCAGAACTGGATCGCTAATGTTGTGACAGAGACTCTGATCCAGAAACAAAATGAGATGAGGGCTTGTGGGAGTCTTCCTCCATCTCGCCCTGCTTCTGTCTTCAGCCTGGGGCCCAAGTCATATATGAATATGGGGAGGGGCCTGGATGATGACAAGGTATCCATGCTGAGTGGGGCCACGGGCTCCAGCGTGTTGTCCAGGGGTGAAGGCAGCTCAGTGCTCTCTGCTGGTGGGGCATCTAGCATTTCTGGAACTGGCTCCCGCAAAGGCCGGATTTCCACTACCAGTGTGCCCCTCTACAGTCTCTTTCAGGACCAGGTGGACCTGCAGAAACTCAACTCTATGGACAAGGAAATGAGGTCAGAGATGATGGATAAGATGGCAGCTTATGAGGTGAAGAAGATTGCAGAAGATAACAAGCGCAGTacccttttcaagaaaaaaaagcctaagGAGGACAGTGATGAAGATGGCAGAGATAATGCAGCAGATGTGCAGAGCGCAGCAGGCAGACAGATACCTGCTGGCCGTGACATGCCCAGCAGGACGTTGTCTGACTTGGCTGGCAGACTTGGCAGTGAGGACCTTGACAGAGACAAGACCAGCAATATTGACAGGTGGCTAGATGGAATCTCAGCACCTTCCAGGAGCTCTAAGTCCTTTGGTGCAAAAAGCTCAAAGCCTCAGGCTACCATGGAGTCCACAAATGGTACCTTCGCCAGCAGGAGGAAGGACTTTCAGGAGAAGTCATTAAACACTGAAGAAGAGGACTACGTGTCCagattttcctccaaagctgcAAAGGATCAGTTTTCCTCAAGCACATTCAGACTCGCTGAAATGGATCCCAACAGAAGTGTGAATCCAGAGCTGTCTTATCACTCCAGGAGCTCAACGTTGGAAAAGGAAGATAAAGCCTATAACCTGATGGAATCTCGCAACTATGGAACACGTAGATCCTACAGCACTGAGGAAGAGGCAGAtgaagagctggaggaagagTCTGCAGCCAAGAGGAAGTTTTCCCACTACTCCATGTGTGAAGACAATGACAAAGATGTAACAAaagggcagcaggaggtggaggatgatgatgaagaagatgTAACCACCTTTATCAGCAGGTGCAGGCAGCGCTCCAAGGCTCTGGTGGAGAGCGAGATGGACAATGATGCCATCATTAATGCCTGGAGAACTCAGCAGGAATCCAAGTTCCACTCTTCCAGGGGGGCTCAATCTTAA